A region of the Arachis hypogaea cultivar Tifrunner chromosome 15, arahy.Tifrunner.gnm2.J5K5, whole genome shotgun sequence genome:
TGTCGTAAATTTAATGTTATAGACTCTCATGTAAGTGGaatgaattttttcaattttttttaattattcggtAAGAGAAAGTTTCGGGGtcaatacttttattaaaatttggctaatacttaaccagcaaaaaaaaaagtgaacaaTCTCATACTATTAGATATAATCgtacactattaaaaatactaataatagttaattgattactacaaatcacaaaatctattaaTTCTATAGTACTCCTCATTTGGTAAAGTGTGATTTCTCTCATCTTACACTTTTtaagtgaaataaaaaatatatataaaaaaaattaaataataaaaaattatactttaacaaataattaaaaaaaattgagagaacaCTCCCGCTATATATATCAATATATGTGGTTTCCATGAACCAAGATTTACATCCACCACATCATAACATATCATTTACCATCATATCAACGAAAATGAGGCCACTAGTCTTTCTTTATGCTCTTCTCTTTGGTTTGTGCAGTCATCCATTtcttggtgaagctcaaggaggGCCAATCATGCAACTAGTGATTGACACAGATAACAATACTATCCAGGCCGGCAAGGACTATTATATCCGGCCCGTCCCCACCAGCCCATCCATCATTTGTCGGCCGCTGCCATGTCCAGTTGGCTCCGGCTTCACCCTTGAATCAACAACACCAAACAAAACCTGTCCTCTTAACGTTGTGGTCCAGCGTGGGACAGGTCAGGCAGTAACATTCACACCGGTTAACCCTAAAACAAATAGGGAAATCTACACTAACTCCGATTTGAACATCAAATTCGACGTTAAGTCGAATTGCTCTGAATCCACGGTGTGGAAGTTAGTGAGTGATGCTTCAAATGGACAAAGGATTGTGACAACTGGTGGTGTTATTGGAAACCCTGGAAATAACACAGTTAACAATTGGTTCCAGATTCAGAAGGATGATAATGATTACAGCTTCTATTTCTGTCCTAGGGTTTGTGAAACTTGCAAGCCAGTTTGTGGGAACATTGGTGTGTTTCAAGATAGTAACGGGAATTCGCTTGTTGCTATCACTGATCAACCATACAAAGTTCGGTTCCAGCCAGTATCTTCTTAAATCGATCAAATTAAACCTCCAATGATATGACAAATAAATAAAGTATTTGCAtgtatatttctttgtttttactaTATAGTTTGTAACTTTGTGACACTGATATTGTATCGTTCAGTGTTGGCTTGGATTTGTTGATGATATACACAAGAGATGGAATAGTAAATAAGTCATCTAATAATTAGTGAAATGCATCTCATGCTGGAATAAAATTGTCGTTCATGTTGTTGTTATCATTAAAGTGCGAATAAACTTGATTAATTAGAAACCTAATATACAGTAGCTTAGTGCAAGCACTCCAGCTCTTAACAATTTGAATAAGTCAATATGAGAAGAGAATAAAGGGATAATTAGTAATGACTTTGAGTCTTTGACTTATGTCTGTTCTATCTGACCCTTGGTGCGTGGTTTTGATAGgggatattatttttaatttgctgGTTGGGTTAAGTACTTAAATCGTCCCTAACATTTgaggtgaaaatcaaaatcgtttctaatttttttttgttattaaaatcatcctcaacgttacaaaacgttataaaatcgtcatttttccacttcaattttattttttttaaccatattacccttcattattaataaaaataattaaaaataatattaaaaaattaaaacaaatcccACCCCTCAACCCTCCCCCTCCGCCCTCCCTCCCGCCTCCCCCCTCCCTCACCCTCCCGTAATCTCCTCggcccactccctcaccccccACCCCTAAACACTCACCCCTCCTCCCTTCCGTAACTCCCTCACTCACCCTTCCATAACCCCTTCagcccactccctcaccccccCTCATCCCTCACCCATCACCCCACTCTCGAAGACCGGTGGCGTCCGTGAAGACCGGTGGCGGCGGCGAggacccttccccttccccctcttcttcctgaaaccccctcccccctcttctcccttCGCATTCCCTTCCCCTTTTTCCCGAGGAGCAGAACGGCGGTGACAGCGAAGAACGGCAGCGGTAATGAAGACCGGTGGCGGCggcgaggagagaagaagaagaaggagaaggtggTGGTGGTGCGGTGCAGCAGGGCGGCAAGGCGGCGGGTGGCGGTGCGGCAGTCCCCTTCCCTCACCCCTCCCCTCTCCCCCCTCCCGGCCCCTTTTTCTCGcgccccctttctttctctccccacccCGCTTCTCTGTATCTAtccctttctttcctttcttttttatttattttattttataatttttttaatgaggggtagtttggtaataaaaaaataaaattggtaaaaaggataattttaaaacgtttttgaacgttgaggatgattttaataacgaaaaaaggtcggagacgcttttgattttgacccaagacgttagggatgatttcagtacttaaccctttgTTGGTTAGTATCATATAAtatctattatatctattattctattatatctctaattttacaaccaaaatatgtcacatatcacttttttattacaattagaaCTCGAGTTGAAAAACCATGTACAATTGGTTCAAGATTGAGGAGGAGTATGATGGGGCTTATAAGTTGGTGCATTGTCCAAGTTTCTTGCCTCACAAGCATCTATATGCCAGAATGTTGGTGTGGTTGTTGATCGCAATGGGAATAAGCGTTTGGCTCTCACTCATGTTCCACTCAAAGTCCAATTCCAAAAagcatgaaaaaaaattaaaagtcctacttatatatataaataagaatAATAAGTGAATGTAATTTCTTTTTATACTGTAATGATGTTTGTTCAATAATAATGTTTATATATATGAGGACCCTCATGCCCTCATGTAGGGTTCCTTGTAATAATAActtcatgaattaataaaaaaataataaatttttatatatgaattaTTAGATGTGTTAGTGATTATATTCAGtatcattattaattattactactaGAATTATAAGCCAGTAGAGAAAATGAATCATCATTTACTAGATTAGCCAAATAAATTAAAGTGATTATTGAACATTAGTTCGTAAAAGAAGCTGAAGGAAGAGAATAGAGTGATGGACAATGTGGTTATGGAGATGATAGAATAGAGAAGGAGGaagatggagaagatgatgacaGGTCTTAACAAATCGGACTTGTTATCTAAAATTCTAGATTCATGGGATCTATTGAAGACAACAAGCTAAGTACTTGAGAGACATAGTCATTAGTTTTTTGAGTATAAATTGGTTGGGAATAAgttgaggattttttttttttgtgaacatTGAAAGTACAGAGTGTGTATTATGTAATTTGAAGTTGCAGTGTTAGACTGTTAGGGTTATATAAGATGTGATGGAAATTGGAGGAGAATAATGTTATTTTCAAACAAAAGGGATCAGAAATCATTTTATCCTTTGTTAGAGTTGCCAAAGACTATTTTATCTTTCATTAGAGTTGACGgaacaaaagactcaaataaTTAACGGAGTACAGTTAGGACtaatcgaataattaattttagtaaatgatatttttttttttggtgactaaatagaaaaaaaagaaaaaaaaaacagacaaaaccaaattaattggctagggtcatatctaaatctattagatgttgaagctcactccatggttggctccaattcgagtgaatgtcctcgacagaagcagctgctttagccatacaatctgcaacactatttgcagtcctctgaattaaaagaatagagactctccaattccaattcataacctcctgtatatgctttgccaaatcccattccggaatatccttaccaagcattctttggtttaccaagaaaagagcttctaaacagtctgtttcacaaataacctcacgaaatccactctcccaagcaagaagtaagcctctccaaattgcatacaattcagcaaaaagaacactgcacacttcgactttcccagtgcaacctttcaaccaacatccatcaggattacgaatgatacaaccaaaaccagcatagccagaaggaggaaaccaactagcatcacaattcaatttaacagaataaactggaggtggaacccaatgcaaacaaagtgaaggaggagacagagattgatgcatagcaaaaatagtgtgaaactcccttactgaactacgaatcaaactcaccactttactagcactccatgaatcatctatattaaataagtcatgattcctgcttctccaaatccaccatatggtcgaaaagaaaagaaaattattttcactCCTTGCACCTCTATAGAGCCAATCATGTAAATTCGAGTTATCTGAATACAGGCCTAAAAGGTTCCAGACCTCCTTGGCACTAGGGCACTcccgaagacaatgaagaattgattcagaaccattctgacatcgatgacaggtgctagataaagctaaaccacgacccaaacgaaactctgccgtaggaatagcattatgaagactgagccaaatcaagaacttgtacttctcaggaatatgcagttgccatacccacaaccaattatcatgctcattccagtcaaactttcttttggctagccaactgtacccactcctagctgagtaaagtctagaagatgccacaccccacgaccaacccgaactctctccagcattcaaatccggattataagcattcaaacgctgtttgacatcttctggaatgatagagaaaatatcatggagattccattgaccatctttccaaacgtctttaatagttaaatcagagtcagatatatgtacaaaagggacatcttgagcaattggaccctcaatactccaattgtcaaaccaaaaagattgatcaagtgacccaacgcaccaagagaaggcatccttaagagcaccaaaagcctttgagatactcttccaaacatgagaagcattgcaagggacagggccatctaaaactccctcattcctcatatacttcgccctcaatagagcaacccaaggcttgtcctgacaatgaaaaagttgccacaccaatttaccaagtaaagatatattaacacacgcaggatctctaacacccaggccaccaaatttttttggagtgatcacggtcctccaattaacaagagaaagacctttaccatcaacttgacccttccaaaggaactgtctcatcatagaagataatttatcacaaacccaatttggaaaaaagatacctgcatatgatagacaggaatggatgctgcaacagaattgatcaggcaaagtctccctgctttatttagaagccttcctttccaattagctaatcttcccctcaccttttcaatcaccgaatgaaaagaagccctactggtacgggaatgattaaggttaactccaagatatcttcctaagtccaaagcaaaacgtattgaagaaacactagtaaaaatatctcttctacgagcagtcacatttttagaacaaaaagctttagacttttcaagattcactttcatgccagatgccttgcaaaaaatgttaagagaatgcatgaccatttggacctgactctttgtagcctgacagaagagtaagagatcatctgcaaacatcaaatgagaaaattttgggccacccctagtgacagaaactggtttccacacaccctcgaccaccttatgagatatatagcaagcaagtctttccatacaaagcacaaataagtaaggagacattggatcgccctgtctaagcccccttctaggagcaaaactatccaatctattcccattccacataatagaaagagatgatgcacgg
Encoded here:
- the LOC112751518 gene encoding miraculin-like, producing the protein MRPLVFLYALLFGLCSHPFLGEAQGGPIMQLVIDTDNNTIQAGKDYYIRPVPTSPSIICRPLPCPVGSGFTLESTTPNKTCPLNVVVQRGTGQAVTFTPVNPKTNREIYTNSDLNIKFDVKSNCSESTVWKLVSDASNGQRIVTTGGVIGNPGNNTVNNWFQIQKDDNDYSFYFCPRVCETCKPVCGNIGVFQDSNGNSLVAITDQPYKVRFQPVSS